The genome window TAATCATCATTTCAATTATTGGTTTGTTGATTCAACAATTCACATAACTACAAAATGGAGTTTATTATGAAAAAGAACATGGGAACCATCGACAGATCAATCCGAACATTAATTGCCGTTATCGTTGGAATACTTTACTTCGCGGGACAGATATCCGGCACAACGGCGATCATTTTGGGTGTACTGGCTATTGTATTTCTGCTGACCAGCTTCATAGGTACTTGTCCACTTTACCTGCCATTTGGTTTATCCACAAACAAAGATGCCACGTAGTATTATTCTGCTTAATTGAAGTAACTCAAAGTATTAAATCGCTGCGAGGTTGTTGTAGGTTGAATATAAATCAAACTGCAGAAATTGCTCTACGGTTAAGAATACGGTATCTTTAAAATCTAAAATTTTTAACAGATACTAATCTATATGACTTACCTATATACCTTTTTTATGATGTCACCTCCCGGCGGGGAAGGCGGAGGCGGAGCTATGATCAACCTGCTTTTCCTGGGAGCTATTTTCTTTGTTTTTTACTTCTTTATCATTCGTCCGCAAACCAAGCGCCAAAAAGAGATTCAAAAGAAAGTGAGTGAAATGAAAAAGGGAGATAAAGTGGTAACCGGCGGCGGCATGCTTGGAAATGTGAATTCTATTGATGAAGATACTGTTCTTTTAGAGATTGATAGTGGTGTGAAGGCACGATTTCAAAAAAGCTCTATTACAGACGTAAACCCCAATAAAGACAAATAAACGCTGATCACTTTTGATTTGTCAATAATCTAATTTACGGAAGGTTCCCAATTTTATGTCCGAGTTTACCTTTCATACAATACCAGAAGCAATAGAGGATATCCGTGACGGGAAAATGCTCATTGTGGTAGATGATGAAGATCGCGAAAATGAGGGCGATTTTCTGATGGCTGCGGACAAAGCAACACCTGATGCCGTAAATTTAATGGCCAAATATGGGCGTGGATTGATCTGTGTGCCTATCACTCAGGAGAAAGCCTACGAGCTGGATCTGGATTTTATGGTAACGGAAGGGGCCGATCCCGATGAAGCAGCATTTACCATTTCAGTGGATCATAAGCAGAAAACGACTACGGGAATTTCTGCACCTGACAGAGCGAATACCATTCTTGAGCTTATCAACCCGGAAGCAGATCCTGAAGACTTCCGGAGGCCCGGACACATTTTCCCTCTT of Balneolaceae bacterium contains these proteins:
- the yajC gene encoding preprotein translocase subunit YajC, coding for MTYLYTFFMMSPPGGEGGGGAMINLLFLGAIFFVFYFFIIRPQTKRQKEIQKKVSEMKKGDKVVTGGGMLGNVNSIDEDTVLLEIDSGVKARFQKSSITDVNPNKDK
- a CDS encoding DUF2892 domain-containing protein; this encodes MKKNMGTIDRSIRTLIAVIVGILYFAGQISGTTAIILGVLAIVFLLTSFIGTCPLYLPFGLSTNKDAT